Proteins from one Parvibaculum lavamentivorans DS-1 genomic window:
- a CDS encoding thymidylate synthase, giving the protein MQQYLDLMRLARDTGVTKTDRTGTGTRSIFGHQMRFDLSEGFPLVTTKKLHLKSIIHELLWFIAGDTNTRYLKANGVSIWDDWADENGELGPVYGHQWRSWPTPDGGKIDQIRNLVEQIKTNPDSRRLIVSAWNVADVDSMALPPCHCLFQFYVAEGKLSCQLYQRSADIFLGVPFNIASYALLTMMVAQVTGLKPGEFIHTFGDAHLYLNHLEQADKQLAREPKKLPVMHINPDVKSLFDFTYDDFTLEGYEAHPHISAPVAV; this is encoded by the coding sequence ATGCAGCAATATCTCGATCTCATGCGCCTCGCTCGCGACACGGGCGTAACCAAGACCGACCGCACGGGCACGGGCACGCGCAGCATATTCGGCCATCAGATGCGCTTCGATCTTTCGGAGGGCTTTCCCCTCGTCACGACGAAAAAGCTGCACCTGAAGTCGATCATCCATGAGCTGCTCTGGTTCATCGCGGGCGACACGAACACCCGCTATCTGAAGGCGAACGGCGTCAGCATCTGGGACGACTGGGCGGATGAGAATGGCGAGCTCGGCCCCGTTTATGGTCATCAGTGGCGGTCATGGCCGACGCCGGACGGTGGCAAGATCGACCAGATCAGGAATCTCGTCGAGCAGATCAAGACAAATCCGGATTCGCGGCGGCTCATCGTCTCGGCATGGAATGTCGCGGATGTGGACAGCATGGCGCTGCCGCCGTGCCACTGCCTGTTCCAGTTCTATGTGGCGGAGGGCAAGCTCTCCTGCCAGCTCTATCAGCGTTCGGCGGACATCTTCCTCGGCGTGCCGTTCAACATCGCGTCCTATGCGCTGCTCACCATGATGGTGGCGCAGGTGACGGGGCTGAAGCCGGGCGAATTCATCCACACCTTCGGCGATGCTCATCTTTATCTCAATCATCTGGAGCAGGCGGACAAGCAGCTCGCGCGCGAGCCGAAAAAGCTGCCGGTCATGCATATCAATCCGGACGTGAAGAGCCTCTTCGACTTCACCTATGACGACTTCACGCTCGAAGGCTACGAGGCGCATCCGCATATTTCCGCGCCCGTCGCCGTCTGA
- a CDS encoding nuclear transport factor 2 family protein, with translation MSDARTEIADLVNNWAFYRDQEAWSKLGATFHDEGTISLSWFDGPHKGFVAASQNLAKNNRALLKHYVGVPRIRVEGDRALSEVNVTIMVRVKTPAGEIDTTSYARFIDRIEKRDGKWKLLKRTAVYEKDRADPVDRPALPEAFFEGLDRYPAELRFLASSLDKGGVELSKATVLDKGPELAALHLEGEAWLAKK, from the coding sequence ATGAGCGACGCCAGAACCGAAATCGCCGACCTCGTCAACAATTGGGCATTTTATCGCGACCAGGAAGCGTGGAGCAAACTCGGCGCAACTTTCCATGACGAGGGCACCATCTCTTTGAGCTGGTTCGATGGCCCACACAAGGGCTTCGTCGCGGCATCGCAAAACCTGGCGAAAAACAATCGCGCGCTGCTCAAGCATTATGTCGGCGTGCCGAGGATCAGGGTCGAGGGGGACCGGGCGTTGAGCGAAGTGAACGTGACCATCATGGTGCGCGTGAAGACACCTGCCGGCGAGATCGATACGACGTCCTATGCGCGTTTCATCGACCGTATCGAAAAGCGGGACGGCAAGTGGAAACTTCTGAAGCGGACGGCCGTATATGAAAAGGATCGCGCCGACCCCGTGGATCGCCCCGCGCTGCCGGAGGCATTCTTCGAGGGGCTCGACCGTTATCCGGCGGAACTGAGGTTTCTTGCATCCAGTCTCGACAAGGGCGGCGTCGAGCTTTCGAAGGCAACCGTTCTCGACAAGGGCCCGGAACTCGCCGCGCTCCATCTCGAAGGGGAGGCGTGGCTCGCGAAGAAATGA
- a CDS encoding dipeptidase, which produces MKRILIGLGLVIAILLVTGLALLPGILEDRINRIVEHEPYEIAPDAAARHGQLAVVDLHADTLLWARDPLDRASRGHVDLPRLVDGNVALQVFSVVTKVPRDQRYVGTSGDSDIITLLAMVQRWPARTWDSLLERALYQAEKLHRAEEAAPGELRIVRTAADIDALLAARGGGSRPVGGLLATEGSHALEGKLENIQRLYDAGYRMMGLTHFFDNELGGSLHGISGGGLTDFGREAVLEMERLNIIVDLAHASPAVVADTLDIATRPTVVSHTGIKGACDSPRNLDDALMKRIAGAGGLVGIGYWAGAICDPAPAEVVKSIRYAIDFLGVDHVALGSDYDGAVPVAFDTSQLAVLTDEMQKAGFTDEEIAKIMGGNAIRFLREQLPAD; this is translated from the coding sequence ATGAAGCGCATTCTGATCGGTCTCGGGCTTGTCATTGCCATACTGCTGGTGACGGGCCTCGCGCTCCTGCCCGGCATTCTTGAGGACCGGATCAACCGGATCGTCGAGCACGAGCCCTACGAGATCGCTCCCGATGCCGCAGCCCGCCATGGGCAGCTCGCCGTCGTCGATCTTCATGCCGATACGCTACTCTGGGCGCGCGACCCCCTCGACCGCGCCAGCCGCGGCCATGTCGATCTTCCCCGCCTCGTCGACGGCAATGTAGCCCTGCAGGTTTTCTCCGTCGTGACGAAGGTGCCGCGCGATCAACGCTATGTCGGCACCAGTGGCGACAGTGACATCATCACCCTTCTCGCCATGGTGCAGCGCTGGCCCGCGCGCACCTGGGACAGCCTGCTGGAACGCGCGCTCTATCAGGCGGAAAAGCTGCACCGCGCGGAAGAAGCCGCCCCCGGTGAACTGAGGATCGTGCGAACGGCGGCCGATATCGACGCGCTCCTGGCCGCGCGCGGCGGCGGTAGCCGCCCCGTCGGCGGCCTCCTAGCGACCGAAGGCTCGCATGCCCTCGAAGGCAAGCTTGAAAACATCCAGCGCCTCTATGATGCCGGCTACCGGATGATGGGCCTCACTCATTTTTTCGACAATGAGCTCGGCGGCTCACTGCACGGGATTTCCGGCGGCGGCCTTACCGATTTCGGCCGCGAGGCGGTGCTCGAAATGGAACGCCTCAACATCATCGTCGACCTCGCCCATGCCTCGCCCGCCGTCGTGGCGGACACGCTCGACATCGCAACGAGACCGACCGTCGTCTCCCATACCGGCATCAAGGGGGCCTGCGACAGCCCCCGCAATCTCGACGACGCGCTGATGAAGCGCATAGCGGGTGCAGGCGGCTTGGTCGGCATCGGCTACTGGGCGGGCGCCATCTGCGACCCCGCCCCCGCAGAGGTGGTGAAGTCGATCCGCTATGCCATCGATTTTCTGGGCGTCGATCATGTCGCCCTCGGCTCCGATTATGACGGCGCGGTACCGGTCGCCTTCGACACATCGCAACTCGCCGTCCTGACCGATGAGATGCAGAAGGCCGGTTTTACGGACGAGGAAATCGCCAAAATCATGGGCGGCAACGCCATTCGCTTCCTTCGTGAGCAACTTCCTGCCGATTAG
- a CDS encoding TetR/AcrR family transcriptional regulator, whose amino-acid sequence MTASPSEQKWQRRKEDRPAEIMTAGLRLFAERGFAATRLEDVAEAAGVSKATIYLYFDSKSDLFAAIVRDTAAPRLDEIEKLVETYEGPSADLITLLIGQLREITTPTQLPALVKVILAEAGNFPEIRNFYRDHIIPRGFGNLSRVLHRGIERGEFRPCNVEAAVQSIIFPILMNALARNTFGELPQLDPDSFFAAHAEFVLRGLAADREA is encoded by the coding sequence ATGACCGCCTCTCCCAGCGAGCAGAAATGGCAAAGGCGGAAGGAGGACCGGCCAGCGGAAATCATGACGGCCGGCTTGCGGCTCTTCGCGGAACGGGGCTTTGCAGCTACGCGGCTGGAGGACGTCGCCGAAGCGGCGGGCGTCAGCAAGGCGACGATCTATCTTTATTTCGACAGCAAGTCCGACCTCTTTGCCGCGATCGTGCGGGACACAGCGGCGCCTCGCTTGGACGAAATCGAAAAGCTGGTCGAAACGTATGAAGGGCCGAGCGCCGACCTCATTACCCTGCTGATCGGACAATTGCGGGAAATCACGACGCCGACGCAGCTTCCCGCCCTCGTCAAGGTCATCCTCGCGGAAGCCGGAAACTTCCCGGAGATACGAAATTTCTACCGCGACCACATCATCCCGCGCGGCTTCGGCAATCTTTCGCGCGTCCTTCATCGCGGTATCGAGCGCGGCGAATTCCGCCCTTGCAATGTCGAGGCAGCCGTTCAAAGCATCATCTTCCCGATCCTCATGAATGCACTCGCACGAAATACCTTCGGCGAACTCCCGCAGCTCGATCCCGACAGCTTCTTCGCCGCCCATGCGGAGTTCGTTCTGCGCGGCCTCGCCGCGGACAGGGAAGCGTAG
- a CDS encoding AsmA family protein — translation MNSILTYIAGLLVVLLFAALVGPSLVDWNQFRTEIETQASQAAARPVSIDGDIRFRILPAPHLTLGKIKIGNDPDASSLPSDPHFATFEEIDAEMALAPLLSGDIQITSVRIVRPQINLEVLPDGSVNWRGLNVASRIPKEGMFSLASISLEKASFENGTVNYRNRVNGRRWKAQQVQGSVIATSLLGPLRSEFEATIGDVPLAFRIGMGNFAGDKAFRVTTEMRTLDHPVKFLFSGVATDFSLAARLDGNGRLEVGAETDREDGTKTSPIRVDAGMVLNARRASLRNLSVVADGAALRGSAEARWEQRPSMTLRLTAESFSLDAILAKITAESEGKEVVHLLPALLSVPVPAWLDGNVHFEADALTVGKALVRGALIEASLRDGTLDLDTVRGEFGGSTQLSMSGALEQREDGPHFDGTAQMESGNIAAFAYWISSITDTANGARATPRGSPFAARARLRATPGEFAVENLVADYARDLTAPDLRGGVVYRAAEERPSLALTLDIRDFDFDPLMALLPQEADPLAFLASHDVELALDAERLTAFERTLRGVDADMSLTAGKVTVSALDVDDIAGASLSFSGALDGVTTGKRDDVKGNFSGTIRAEHFGGLLDLGGFDVPDVEGPVELLVTGASGEADDSQARVDTLTLQGTVRGSRVDGVVKRRHEASGGLEGLDIIANATNSEGRILLEQLGLSPRADLPGAGSVAVQLVGGRNGTYDTNFRANVNGTTLTARGEVAQPFEALRFTGRAEIAASGVLHALGAFGAPAALTAWVGEQASGPGFVFSSDVVWDKESLELKGFESVAGNFHLSGTAGWKAGTEGGLPSVSGVLEANALDLTSLAVADKEDGDIWPVAALDWSLLGAFDGGVELKAGRLSLGTVAISDVETQVTVSHGVLTASPFAGRFAGGRVSAGARVEGGAGEPGVGLTLAVQEADVARAFGAALGATPGTGKFDLDVQLQGQGRSWFSLVSSVTGAGTIRFTDAAFRPVDVAGFGAALVELQSVDAFAPLVEKTLRAGATAASDIGGEFMLEDGVLRFADDAVSIEGGSAQITALYDLPRLISQAELTVTLNEPASAPTFSIEAAGKGTQMTVETETLALQNFVARRILRENVRDAGADLPQDLRDLMDLPQDNAAVPLPRPSL, via the coding sequence TTGAATTCGATACTGACCTACATAGCGGGGCTGCTGGTCGTTTTGCTGTTTGCGGCGCTGGTCGGTCCGAGTCTTGTCGACTGGAATCAGTTCCGCACGGAGATAGAAACTCAAGCCTCGCAAGCTGCGGCCCGGCCGGTGAGCATTGACGGCGATATCCGCTTCCGGATTCTTCCCGCGCCTCACCTGACGCTAGGCAAGATCAAGATCGGCAACGATCCGGACGCGAGCTCCTTGCCTTCCGATCCTCACTTCGCGACTTTCGAGGAGATCGACGCCGAGATGGCGCTGGCGCCGCTTCTCAGCGGCGATATCCAGATCACGAGTGTGCGCATCGTAAGGCCTCAGATCAATCTTGAAGTCTTGCCCGACGGTTCCGTCAACTGGCGCGGGTTGAATGTCGCCAGCCGCATACCGAAGGAAGGCATGTTTTCTCTCGCATCCATCAGCCTGGAAAAAGCAAGCTTCGAAAACGGCACGGTCAATTATCGCAACCGGGTGAACGGCCGCCGCTGGAAGGCGCAGCAGGTGCAGGGAAGCGTGATCGCAACGTCGCTGCTTGGGCCCCTGCGTTCGGAATTCGAGGCGACGATCGGGGATGTACCGCTCGCGTTTCGTATCGGCATGGGAAACTTCGCTGGCGACAAGGCCTTTCGCGTGACAACCGAGATGCGGACGCTGGACCATCCGGTGAAGTTCCTCTTCTCGGGCGTCGCAACCGATTTCTCGCTCGCCGCGCGGCTGGATGGCAATGGGCGGCTTGAGGTCGGCGCGGAAACGGACCGTGAGGACGGTACAAAGACCTCGCCGATCCGCGTGGATGCGGGGATGGTGCTGAATGCGCGCCGCGCAAGTTTGCGCAACCTTTCGGTCGTGGCGGATGGCGCTGCGTTGCGCGGTTCCGCGGAGGCGCGTTGGGAGCAGCGGCCGAGTATGACGCTGCGGCTGACGGCGGAGAGTTTTTCGCTCGATGCGATACTCGCAAAAATCACAGCGGAGAGCGAAGGAAAGGAAGTCGTCCATTTGCTGCCGGCGCTGCTTTCGGTACCGGTGCCGGCCTGGCTGGACGGGAACGTGCATTTCGAGGCGGATGCATTGACTGTCGGAAAGGCGTTGGTGCGAGGTGCCCTGATTGAGGCTTCGCTGCGTGACGGTACGCTTGACCTCGACACGGTGCGTGGCGAATTTGGCGGCTCGACGCAACTTTCCATGTCCGGTGCGCTTGAGCAGCGTGAAGACGGTCCTCATTTTGACGGCACGGCGCAGATGGAAAGCGGCAATATCGCCGCCTTCGCATACTGGATTTCGTCAATCACCGACACCGCGAATGGCGCGCGCGCGACACCACGCGGCAGTCCGTTTGCAGCGAGAGCGAGATTGCGAGCCACGCCGGGCGAATTCGCGGTCGAAAATCTCGTAGCCGATTATGCGCGCGACCTGACGGCGCCCGATCTTCGAGGCGGCGTGGTTTATCGCGCGGCCGAAGAGCGGCCAAGCCTTGCTCTCACGCTCGACATACGGGATTTCGACTTCGACCCGCTGATGGCGCTTCTGCCGCAAGAGGCGGATCCGCTCGCTTTCCTCGCCAGCCACGACGTCGAACTCGCCTTGGACGCAGAGCGTCTCACGGCCTTCGAACGAACATTGCGCGGTGTGGACGCCGACATGTCTCTGACTGCGGGCAAGGTCACCGTCTCCGCACTTGATGTTGATGACATTGCCGGCGCGAGCCTCTCCTTCTCCGGTGCACTCGATGGTGTGACGACGGGCAAGCGAGACGATGTGAAAGGAAATTTTTCAGGGACGATCAGAGCGGAACATTTCGGCGGCCTGCTTGATCTTGGCGGTTTCGATGTTCCGGATGTCGAAGGCCCTGTCGAACTTCTGGTGACAGGAGCTTCCGGCGAGGCGGATGACAGTCAGGCGCGGGTGGATACGCTGACGCTGCAGGGTACTGTCCGTGGCAGCCGCGTGGACGGCGTGGTGAAGAGGCGGCACGAGGCGTCGGGCGGTCTCGAAGGGCTCGATATCATTGCCAACGCCACCAACAGCGAAGGACGCATTCTGCTTGAGCAGTTGGGGCTTTCGCCGCGGGCCGACCTGCCGGGCGCCGGTTCAGTCGCGGTGCAGCTTGTCGGCGGCCGGAACGGCACCTACGACACGAATTTCCGCGCCAATGTAAATGGTACGACGCTCACGGCGCGAGGCGAGGTTGCCCAGCCTTTTGAAGCACTCCGGTTTACCGGGCGCGCGGAAATCGCGGCTTCGGGCGTCCTGCATGCACTTGGTGCTTTCGGCGCTCCGGCTGCGCTGACCGCTTGGGTGGGTGAGCAGGCGTCGGGGCCCGGTTTCGTTTTCTCGTCAGATGTCGTCTGGGACAAGGAAAGCCTCGAACTGAAAGGTTTCGAGAGCGTGGCCGGCAATTTCCATCTCTCGGGAACGGCAGGATGGAAAGCCGGCACGGAGGGAGGGTTGCCTTCTGTTTCCGGTGTGCTCGAGGCCAATGCACTGGACCTCACGTCGCTCGCAGTGGCGGATAAAGAAGATGGCGACATCTGGCCCGTGGCGGCGCTCGACTGGTCGTTGCTGGGAGCTTTCGACGGTGGCGTGGAGTTGAAAGCGGGGCGTCTTTCACTCGGTACGGTCGCAATCAGCGATGTGGAGACCCAGGTTACCGTATCGCATGGTGTTCTCACCGCTTCGCCTTTCGCAGGGCGTTTTGCGGGAGGCCGCGTTTCTGCCGGTGCGCGTGTCGAGGGTGGTGCGGGGGAGCCGGGTGTTGGATTGACCCTGGCTGTGCAAGAGGCAGATGTCGCGCGCGCTTTTGGTGCCGCTCTTGGCGCAACGCCGGGAACCGGCAAGTTCGATCTCGATGTCCAGTTGCAGGGCCAAGGGCGGAGTTGGTTCTCCCTTGTGTCGTCGGTGACGGGGGCCGGAACAATCCGCTTCACGGATGCGGCGTTCAGGCCTGTTGATGTGGCCGGGTTTGGCGCTGCGCTGGTGGAGCTTCAGTCGGTGGATGCGTTTGCCCCGCTCGTGGAAAAGACATTGCGCGCAGGAGCGACGGCAGCGAGCGATATTGGCGGCGAGTTCATGCTCGAAGACGGCGTGCTGCGCTTTGCCGATGACGCGGTGTCGATCGAGGGGGGCTCAGCGCAGATCACCGCGCTCTACGATCTGCCGCGCCTGATTTCGCAGGCCGAACTGACGGTCACGCTGAACGAACCCGCGAGTGCTCCCACCTTCTCGATCGAGGCTGCGGGAAAGGGCACTCAAATGACTGTCGAGACGGAGACGCTCGCGCTGCAGAATTTCGTTGCGCGGCGGATACTCAGAGAGAATGTCCGGGATGCAGGCGCAGACTTGCCGCAGGACCTGCGTGACCTGATGGATCTGCCGCAAGACAATGCGGCTGTGCCGCTGCCACGGCCTTCTCTCTAG
- a CDS encoding HlyD family secretion protein, whose product MRLHSLLFASAAALFLIACDEQPKDTWQGYAEGEYVRVAPIDGGTIETIEVKRGDRVKTGALLFRLEAKSEKAARNAAAANLAEAKATLQEAQLDLQRKMELRKQRNVAQAELDTARARRDRAGAATLATASALDQAEWRLKRREGHAPTDALVQDVLFRAGEFAAASQPVVSLLPPQNIKVRFFVPEAELGRIREGGTVLFSCSSCPENFAGTIRFVSTDAGFAPPVIHSDRSKEELFYMAEATPDETPEALHPGQPVTVMLRE is encoded by the coding sequence ATGCGCCTCCATTCCCTCCTGTTCGCGAGCGCGGCCGCGCTCTTCCTCATCGCCTGCGACGAGCAGCCGAAGGACACATGGCAAGGCTATGCTGAAGGCGAGTATGTGCGCGTCGCCCCGATCGACGGCGGCACGATCGAAACAATCGAGGTGAAGCGCGGCGACCGCGTGAAAACGGGCGCGCTCCTCTTCCGGCTCGAAGCGAAATCGGAAAAAGCCGCGCGCAACGCCGCCGCTGCCAATCTCGCCGAGGCGAAGGCAACGCTTCAGGAAGCGCAACTGGACCTTCAGCGTAAAATGGAATTGCGCAAACAGCGCAACGTCGCGCAAGCAGAACTCGACACGGCACGCGCGCGGCGCGACCGCGCAGGCGCGGCGACACTTGCCACGGCTTCGGCGCTCGACCAGGCGGAATGGCGCTTGAAGCGGCGCGAAGGCCATGCACCCACGGATGCGCTGGTACAGGACGTCTTGTTTCGCGCGGGCGAGTTCGCGGCGGCAAGCCAACCCGTCGTCTCGCTGCTGCCGCCGCAAAACATCAAGGTACGCTTCTTCGTGCCCGAAGCGGAGCTTGGCCGCATACGTGAAGGCGGCACGGTGCTGTTCTCATGCAGCAGTTGCCCGGAAAATTTCGCGGGCACCATCCGTTTCGTTTCCACGGACGCGGGATTCGCCCCGCCCGTCATCCATAGCGACCGCTCGAAGGAAGAACTCTTCTACATGGCGGAGGCGACGCCGGACGAAACGCCTGAAGCTCTGCATCCGGGACAGCCTGTAACGGTAATGCTGCGCGAGTAA
- a CDS encoding ribbon-helix-helix domain-containing protein: MSGPRPDKIDTGEIKRSVTIAGHRTSISLERPFWDVLKELACTEKTSVNELVRRIDTRRDGQGSLSSAIRLYVLNALREKTGKVCDKGE, from the coding sequence ATGAGCGGCCCCCGACCGGACAAGATCGACACGGGCGAAATCAAGCGGTCCGTCACCATTGCCGGCCACCGCACCAGCATTTCGCTCGAGCGTCCGTTCTGGGATGTGCTGAAGGAACTCGCCTGCACCGAAAAAACATCGGTAAACGAGCTTGTGCGCCGCATAGATACAAGGCGCGACGGTCAGGGCAGTCTCTCCTCCGCCATACGCCTCTATGTGCTCAATGCCTTGCGCGAAAAGACAGGCAAGGTCTGCGACAAGGGCGAATGA
- a CDS encoding SspB family protein produces MAEDQMRYDMLAQDALRGVVRRALKIARDEGLPGEHHFYISFRTDAPGVEVSEKLRKQYPEEITIVLQHQFWNLEVNEERFSVDLTFNKIPERLVVPFAAVQGFFDPSVQFGLQFQVQGVSAGTNVAKDNATGGVTEASKPEEPAPAAGDVVSLDAFRKK; encoded by the coding sequence TTGGCTGAAGACCAGATGCGATACGACATGCTGGCGCAGGACGCCCTCCGGGGCGTGGTGCGCCGCGCGCTCAAGATCGCACGCGACGAAGGGCTGCCGGGCGAACATCATTTCTACATCTCGTTCCGCACCGACGCACCGGGCGTCGAGGTTTCGGAAAAGCTGCGCAAGCAATATCCCGAAGAAATCACGATCGTGCTCCAGCACCAGTTCTGGAATCTCGAAGTGAACGAGGAACGTTTCTCCGTCGACCTCACCTTCAACAAGATTCCCGAACGTCTCGTGGTGCCCTTCGCCGCCGTTCAGGGCTTCTTCGACCCGAGCGTACAGTTCGGCCTGCAGTTCCAGGTACAAGGCGTAAGCGCCGGCACCAATGTCGCAAAGGACAACGCAACCGGCGGCGTCACCGAGGCCTCGAAGCCGGAAGAACCGGCGCCCGCGGCCGGCGACGTGGTGAGCCTCGACGCCTTCCGCAAGAAATAG
- a CDS encoding DUF4169 family protein — translation MGSDGGNIVNFSSFRKISREEKKRAEKKRKDEQAAANRVRFGRTGAEKKTGKLERERQRKDHDGKRREDANEDGDTSS, via the coding sequence ATGGGTTCGGATGGCGGAAATATAGTTAATTTCTCTTCTTTCAGGAAAATCTCGCGCGAAGAAAAAAAGCGCGCCGAGAAAAAGCGGAAAGACGAGCAGGCAGCGGCGAACCGCGTTCGCTTCGGGCGCACCGGCGCGGAAAAGAAGACCGGGAAACTCGAACGCGAGCGCCAGCGGAAAGACCATGACGGTAAGCGCCGCGAGGATGCGAACGAAGACGGCGACACTTCTTCCTGA
- the fumC gene encoding class II fumarate hydratase encodes MANTPKTRTETDTFGPIEVAADKYWGAQAERSLGNFRIGWEKQPLPVVRALGIVKRAAAEANMALGRLDPKIGEAVVKAAQEVIEGKLDDHFPLVVWQTGSGTQSNMNANEVISNRAIEIMGGEMGSKKPVHPNDHVNMSQSSNDTYPTAMHVACAEEIHHRLLPALQKLRNALNNKAQAWNHIIKIGRTHTQDATPLTLGQEFSGYTAQVENGITRIEQTLPKLMELAQGGTAVGTGLNAPVGFAEKVADNIAAITHLPFKTAPNKFEALASHDAMVFSHGAINTVAASLFKIANDIRLLGSGPRSGLGELSLPENEPGSSIMPGKVNPTQCEAMTQVCVQIFGNHAALTFAGSQGHFELNVYNPVMAYNFLQSVRLMSDAAVSFTDNCVVGIEPREDNIKAALERSLMLVTALAPKIGYDNAAKIAKTAHKNGTTLREEAVGGGYVTDEEFDAYVRPEKMIAPE; translated from the coding sequence ATGGCCAATACGCCCAAAACCCGCACCGAAACCGACACATTCGGCCCGATCGAAGTCGCCGCCGACAAATACTGGGGCGCACAGGCCGAACGCAGCCTCGGCAATTTCAGGATCGGCTGGGAAAAGCAGCCACTTCCGGTGGTTCGCGCGCTCGGCATCGTGAAGCGCGCCGCAGCGGAAGCGAACATGGCGCTCGGCCGCCTCGATCCAAAAATCGGCGAAGCAGTAGTGAAGGCGGCCCAGGAGGTGATCGAGGGAAAGCTCGACGACCATTTTCCCCTCGTGGTCTGGCAGACCGGCTCCGGTACGCAATCGAACATGAACGCGAACGAGGTTATCTCCAACCGCGCCATTGAAATCATGGGCGGCGAGATGGGCTCGAAGAAGCCCGTGCATCCGAACGACCACGTGAACATGAGCCAGTCGTCAAACGACACCTACCCGACGGCCATGCATGTCGCCTGCGCTGAGGAAATCCACCACCGCCTGCTCCCTGCCCTGCAGAAACTGCGCAATGCGCTGAACAACAAGGCACAGGCCTGGAACCACATCATCAAGATTGGCCGCACGCACACTCAGGATGCGACGCCGCTGACGCTCGGCCAGGAATTCTCCGGATACACGGCGCAAGTTGAAAACGGCATTACGCGCATCGAGCAAACGCTGCCGAAGCTGATGGAACTGGCGCAAGGCGGCACCGCCGTCGGCACCGGCCTCAACGCGCCGGTGGGCTTTGCCGAAAAGGTCGCCGACAATATCGCCGCTATCACACACCTGCCTTTCAAGACCGCGCCGAACAAGTTCGAAGCACTCGCCTCGCATGATGCGATGGTCTTCAGCCACGGTGCGATCAACACGGTCGCCGCCTCGCTCTTCAAGATCGCAAACGACATTCGCCTGCTTGGTTCCGGCCCGCGCTCGGGCCTCGGCGAACTGTCACTGCCGGAAAACGAGCCCGGCTCGTCGATCATGCCGGGCAAGGTGAACCCGACACAGTGCGAGGCGATGACGCAAGTCTGCGTGCAGATTTTCGGCAATCACGCTGCGCTCACCTTCGCCGGCAGCCAGGGCCATTTCGAACTGAATGTCTACAATCCGGTCATGGCCTACAACTTCCTACAATCCGTGCGTCTCATGTCGGATGCAGCGGTAAGCTTCACCGATAATTGCGTGGTCGGCATCGAACCGCGCGAGGACAACATCAAGGCGGCGCTCGAACGCTCGCTGATGCTCGTCACCGCCCTTGCGCCGAAGATCGGCTACGACAACGCGGCGAAGATCGCCAAGACCGCGCACAAGAACGGCACGACACTGCGCGAAGAAGCGGTCGGCGGCGGCTATGTCACCGACGAGGAATTCGATGCTTACGTCCGCCCTGAAAAGATGATCGCACCGGAGTAA
- a CDS encoding dihydrofolate reductase gives MHVSYVVAIADNGVIGRDNSLPWRLSGDMAFFKRITMGKPVIMGRKTWESLPRKPLPGRPNIVVTRDAQYEAEGAEIAASAVEALRRGRELASASGADEVMVIGGAQLYAEMFDDATRLYITEVHAAPEGDVSFPAFDAAHWREVSRERHKAGEKDSADYSFVVLERHG, from the coding sequence ATGCATGTTTCCTATGTCGTCGCCATCGCGGATAACGGCGTCATCGGCCGCGACAATTCACTGCCGTGGCGGCTGTCGGGCGACATGGCTTTCTTCAAGCGCATCACCATGGGCAAACCGGTCATCATGGGCCGCAAGACATGGGAATCGCTTCCGCGAAAGCCCTTGCCGGGCCGGCCCAACATCGTCGTCACGCGAGACGCGCAATACGAGGCGGAAGGCGCCGAAATCGCCGCCTCGGCGGTTGAGGCACTGAGGCGCGGCCGCGAACTCGCCTCGGCGAGCGGCGCGGACGAGGTCATGGTGATCGGTGGGGCGCAGCTTTACGCCGAAATGTTCGACGATGCGACGCGTCTCTATATCACGGAGGTCCACGCGGCCCCGGAAGGCGATGTCAGTTTCCCGGCCTTCGACGCGGCGCATTGGCGCGAAGTGTCGCGCGAGCGGCACAAGGCGGGCGAGAAGGACAGTGCGGATTATTCCTTCGTCGTTCTGGAACGGCACGGCTGA